Proteins from a single region of Polyangium spumosum:
- a CDS encoding ABC transporter permease, with protein MSAQTGTQAPAGSASRLRRLLDDPNPIWIRELRQSARLVRTPIILCVLSILATLAIAAIGGLVSINESPATTGYVLFQVFFSLAYFVVTFVGPAVAANAIASEREGRTWEAVILTGLRPAVIARGKFLAAYTAISMYVVMLAPVGALPFLFGGVTATETIVAFLFLFLIAGLAVAFGLAVSSKMNSLRAALVVTLICAVIASLNVYGWFGAGLSVAAHHAWPGVPEGPPVWLPTAYARAPFDLTYVLCLIVLPIVATAIPAWFLYEVTIANLTSVTDDRSTGLKRWFLVAAPVSAICAGAPMAAVDPRDVDEIAVAGICALLVFLMFSVYLFLGDSLGPSRRVRLHWDRQGVRRFKRLLGPGILGTSMMQLGVGGAALGLVIGAGIIVQSVVRASHGGDLGDILLVGLYAAAFYLFSVGFGAFLRARSSTPLLSRVLLLAVHFLVAVGPWVVAAIAGIFASPSGRGALIVAAPSPLYVFVAIDAIGKTGEELLIVASVIASAAWGLFGILFLTLARSRVNRVIAAHEAALGESDRILAEEDAAAVRAMEEAAARAAAPAPAPAPEPEPEPEPQAG; from the coding sequence ACCCAAGCGCCCGCGGGCTCCGCCTCGCGCCTGCGCCGCCTGCTCGACGATCCGAACCCGATCTGGATCCGCGAGCTGCGCCAGTCCGCGCGCCTCGTCCGCACGCCGATCATCCTCTGCGTGCTCTCGATCCTGGCCACGCTGGCGATCGCCGCGATCGGCGGCCTGGTCTCGATCAACGAGAGCCCCGCGACCACGGGTTACGTCCTCTTCCAGGTCTTCTTCTCGCTCGCGTACTTCGTGGTCACGTTCGTCGGGCCCGCGGTCGCGGCGAACGCGATCGCCTCGGAGCGCGAGGGCCGCACGTGGGAGGCCGTGATCCTCACGGGCCTGCGGCCTGCCGTCATCGCGCGTGGAAAGTTCCTCGCTGCGTACACGGCGATCAGCATGTACGTCGTGATGCTGGCGCCCGTCGGCGCGCTGCCGTTCCTCTTCGGCGGCGTCACGGCGACGGAGACGATCGTCGCGTTCCTCTTCCTGTTCCTCATCGCCGGCCTCGCGGTCGCCTTCGGGCTCGCGGTCAGCTCGAAGATGAACAGCCTGCGCGCCGCGCTCGTGGTCACCTTGATCTGCGCGGTGATCGCCTCGCTCAACGTCTACGGCTGGTTCGGCGCGGGGCTCTCGGTCGCCGCGCATCACGCCTGGCCCGGCGTGCCGGAGGGTCCTCCCGTCTGGTTGCCCACGGCGTACGCGCGCGCGCCCTTCGATCTCACGTACGTCCTCTGCCTGATCGTCCTGCCGATCGTGGCGACGGCGATCCCTGCGTGGTTCCTCTACGAGGTCACGATCGCCAACCTCACGAGCGTCACCGACGATCGCTCGACGGGCCTGAAGCGCTGGTTCCTCGTGGCCGCGCCGGTCTCCGCGATCTGCGCCGGCGCGCCCATGGCGGCGGTGGATCCGCGCGACGTCGACGAGATCGCGGTCGCCGGCATCTGCGCGTTGCTCGTGTTCTTGATGTTCTCGGTCTACCTCTTCCTCGGCGACTCGCTCGGGCCCTCGCGGCGCGTGCGCTTGCACTGGGACAGGCAGGGCGTGCGCCGCTTCAAGCGCTTGCTCGGGCCGGGCATCCTCGGCACGTCGATGATGCAGCTCGGCGTGGGCGGGGCGGCGCTCGGCCTGGTGATCGGGGCGGGGATCATCGTCCAGTCGGTGGTCCGGGCGAGTCACGGGGGCGACCTCGGGGACATCCTCCTCGTCGGGCTCTACGCGGCCGCGTTTTACCTGTTCTCCGTGGGGTTCGGCGCGTTCTTGCGGGCGCGGTCGAGCACGCCGCTGCTCTCGCGGGTGCTCTTGCTCGCGGTGCATTTCCTGGTCGCCGTGGGGCCGTGGGTCGTGGCGGCGATCGCGGGCATCTTCGCGTCGCCGTCCGGGCGCGGCGCGCTCATCGTGGCGGCGCCGTCGCCGCTTTACGTCTTCGTCGCGATCGACGCGATCGGCAAGACGGGCGAGGAGCTGCTCATCGTGGCCTCGGTGATCGCCTCGGCCGCGTGGGGCCTCTTCGGGATCCTGTTCCTCACCCTCGCGCGGAGCCGGGTGAACCGCGTCATCGCGGCGCACGAGGCCGCGCTCGGCGAGAGTGATCGGATCCTCGCCGAGGAGGACGCCGCGGCGGTGCGCGCGATGGAGGAAGCGGCGGCGCGAGCGGCCGCGCCTGCGCCTGCGCCCGCCCCGGAGCCCGAGCCCGAGCCCGAGCCCCAGGCGGGCTGA
- a CDS encoding YfbK domain-containing protein, which produces MTLSKEDPRLASYVLGELDEDKRRALSAEIGADPEIRAEVEALQATTDLLRDGLAERAPAELSDGHRRVVERATRRKERRILRWTLLAAAAVAAAAIPLGVMHFHREREEARLQAMQDMAAFEAREHAKEKERRKQDAKDAKNVNVDPVERRERLRHLQEERARKAAAGGFKVPALRRLTARSRPRADENPFVYTTSIARTTFPLDVDTVSYSLVERFIEEAARRPPKDLVRVDELVNAFAYDDPLPSGDEPLAARAEVDRAPWAPSHRLVRLALKTAPIDPASRPRANLVFVIDDSPAFVNHPDKLSLLQAALRRLASRLDAQDRLTILAHRGASQEPWLPPTPGDDKSRILDAIDKFKPSDAAPSGDFIQRALAQAQAHFVDGVNRVFLATDDHFTADPAESGLAATVREKAKAGITLTTLGFGPMDGPAGQTLKRLAEEGKGGFAAITGPDDARKLVEEALGTRAPLARDVRVEVDFDPVWVRSFRLIGNEDRTGPEREFLDAWKGPVDLYAGQAVTALYELEPRPDTSGGSEAPRTPYLLTLRVRYKDASGQTSREVEVPLLDEGYRETSADFGFAASVAAFGLILRDSPFKGDVTLADVRAMARKNLGADPGGQRARFVDLLELLELSPGTSPRPASSAPRRGCAPGDPLCSEL; this is translated from the coding sequence ATGACGCTCTCGAAAGAGGATCCGCGCCTCGCCTCCTACGTGCTCGGCGAGCTCGACGAGGACAAAAGACGCGCGCTTTCGGCGGAGATCGGGGCCGATCCGGAGATCCGCGCGGAGGTCGAGGCCTTGCAGGCGACGACCGATCTGCTCCGCGACGGGCTCGCGGAGCGGGCGCCCGCGGAGCTCTCGGACGGGCATCGGCGCGTGGTGGAGCGAGCCACGCGCCGGAAGGAAAGACGTATCCTTCGATGGACGCTGCTCGCGGCGGCGGCCGTCGCGGCCGCGGCGATCCCGCTCGGGGTCATGCACTTTCATCGGGAAAGGGAGGAGGCGAGGCTCCAGGCCATGCAGGACATGGCGGCCTTCGAGGCGCGGGAGCACGCGAAGGAGAAGGAGCGCCGAAAGCAAGACGCGAAGGACGCGAAAAACGTGAACGTCGACCCGGTCGAGCGTCGCGAGCGATTGCGGCATCTCCAGGAGGAGCGGGCGCGGAAGGCCGCCGCGGGTGGCTTCAAGGTCCCCGCGCTCCGCAGGTTGACCGCGCGATCGAGGCCGAGGGCCGACGAGAACCCGTTCGTCTACACGACGAGCATCGCTCGCACGACGTTCCCGCTCGACGTGGACACGGTCTCGTATTCGCTCGTCGAGCGGTTCATCGAGGAGGCCGCGCGCCGCCCGCCGAAGGACCTCGTGCGTGTCGACGAGCTCGTCAATGCATTCGCCTACGACGACCCGCTCCCGAGCGGAGACGAGCCGCTCGCCGCGCGCGCCGAGGTCGACCGGGCGCCGTGGGCGCCTTCGCACAGGCTCGTGCGCCTCGCGTTGAAGACAGCGCCGATCGATCCGGCGAGCCGCCCCCGGGCGAACCTGGTCTTCGTGATCGACGATTCGCCGGCCTTCGTGAATCACCCGGACAAACTTTCATTGCTCCAGGCCGCCCTGCGCAGGCTGGCCTCGCGGCTCGACGCGCAGGATCGGCTGACGATCCTCGCGCACAGAGGCGCCTCGCAGGAGCCTTGGCTGCCGCCGACGCCGGGCGACGACAAAAGCCGGATCCTCGACGCCATCGACAAGTTCAAGCCGAGCGACGCCGCCCCCTCCGGCGATTTCATCCAGCGAGCCCTCGCGCAGGCACAGGCGCATTTCGTCGACGGCGTGAACCGGGTCTTCCTGGCGACGGACGACCATTTCACGGCCGATCCGGCGGAGAGCGGGCTCGCGGCCACGGTCCGGGAGAAGGCGAAGGCAGGCATCACCCTGACGACGCTCGGCTTCGGCCCGATGGATGGACCGGCCGGACAAACCCTGAAGCGCCTGGCCGAGGAGGGAAAGGGAGGCTTCGCAGCGATCACGGGGCCGGACGACGCGCGCAAGCTGGTCGAGGAGGCGCTGGGGACACGCGCGCCGCTCGCGAGGGACGTGCGGGTCGAGGTCGATTTCGATCCGGTATGGGTGCGATCGTTCCGGCTGATCGGCAACGAGGATCGGACTGGCCCGGAGCGCGAGTTTCTGGATGCGTGGAAAGGCCCGGTCGACCTCTACGCCGGGCAGGCGGTGACGGCGCTCTACGAGCTCGAACCCAGGCCCGACACCTCGGGCGGCTCGGAGGCGCCACGCACGCCGTATCTGTTGACGCTGCGGGTCCGGTACAAGGATGCGTCGGGACAAACGAGCCGCGAGGTCGAGGTGCCGCTGCTCGACGAGGGGTATCGGGAGACGAGCGCGGATTTCGGGTTCGCGGCGTCGGTGGCGGCGTTCGGGTTGATCCTGCGAGATTCGCCGTTCAAGGGGGACGTGACGCTCGCGGACGTGAGGGCGATGGCCAGGAAAAACCTCGGCGCGGACCCCGGCGGGCAGCGGGCCCGCTTCGTGGACCTGCTCGAGCTCCTGGAGCTCAGCCCCGGGACATCGCCCCGCCCGGCGAGCTCCGCGCCACGAAGGGGGTGCGCCCCGGGGGATCCGCTCTGCAGTGAGCTCTGA
- a CDS encoding RNA polymerase sigma factor encodes MPSEPTSHWVLLALSRYEAPLLRYAAAIVGSAQAADVVQDTFLRLCDQDRAAVEPHLRAWLFTVCRNRALDVRRDKRHVESVAEVDEVMRDDQPGPSEALERRDAMRRVLGALDTLPERQREAVLLKFSGDLSYQEIAEVLGTSASNVGFLLHTALRALREQMEKKDHAAGRRSR; translated from the coding sequence ATGCCGAGCGAACCAACGAGCCACTGGGTCCTCCTCGCGCTCTCGCGTTACGAAGCGCCTTTGCTCCGTTACGCGGCGGCGATCGTGGGATCCGCACAGGCGGCCGACGTGGTGCAGGACACGTTCCTGCGCTTGTGCGACCAGGACCGGGCGGCGGTGGAGCCGCACCTTCGGGCCTGGCTCTTCACCGTCTGCCGCAACCGGGCCCTCGACGTGCGGCGCGACAAACGACACGTCGAGAGCGTGGCGGAGGTGGACGAGGTCATGCGAGACGATCAACCCGGGCCCTCGGAGGCGCTCGAGCGCAGGGACGCGATGCGCCGTGTCCTCGGCGCGCTCGATACCCTGCCGGAGCGACAACGCGAGGCGGTATTACTCAAATTCAGCGGCGACCTGAGCTACCAGGAGATCGCGGAGGTGCTCGGGACGAGCGCCTCGAACGTGGGTTTTCTGTTGCATACGGCCCTGCGCGCGTTGCGCGAGCAAATGGAGAAGAAAGACCACGCGGCCGGGAGGAGGAGTCGATGA
- a CDS encoding NADAR family protein, protein MDVATLIARRDRGEPLDFLFFWGHTPGKDGELGAFCLSQWYPAPFVVRGDRYAAAEHFMMAEKARLFGDEETRAKILATDDPGKAKALGRKVRNFDEARWREFRYTIVVEASLAKFGQNAALGDWLRKTGTKILVEASPRDAIWGIGLGASDPRATDPRAWPGLNLLGFALMEARQGLADAARPR, encoded by the coding sequence ATGGACGTCGCCACCCTGATCGCCCGGCGAGACCGCGGCGAGCCGCTCGATTTCTTGTTCTTCTGGGGCCATACGCCGGGCAAGGACGGCGAGCTCGGCGCGTTTTGTTTGAGCCAATGGTATCCCGCGCCGTTCGTCGTCCGCGGCGATCGATATGCCGCCGCCGAACATTTCATGATGGCCGAGAAGGCGCGGCTCTTCGGGGACGAGGAGACACGCGCGAAGATCCTCGCGACGGACGATCCGGGCAAGGCGAAGGCGCTCGGGCGCAAGGTGCGCAATTTCGACGAGGCGCGGTGGCGCGAGTTTCGGTACACGATCGTGGTGGAGGCGAGCCTCGCCAAGTTCGGGCAGAACGCGGCGCTCGGGGATTGGCTCCGGAAGACCGGGACGAAGATCCTCGTGGAGGCGAGCCCCAGGGACGCGATCTGGGGGATCGGGCTCGGGGCGTCGGATCCACGCGCGACGGACCCGCGGGCCTGGCCGGGGCTGAATTTGCTGGGGTTTGCGCTCATGGAGGCGCGACAAGGGCTTGCCGACGCGGCGCGTCCTCGATAG
- a CDS encoding serine/threonine-protein kinase → MSRESEIDVPVKAGDVIAGKYRVDRVLGVGGMGAVVAAEHTDLEQRVAIKFMLEAAAKNEVGKKRFLREAQAATKLKSEHVTRMLDFGTLEDGVPYLVMELLEGEDLDAMIRAAGKLPIEEACEIVLQTCEALAEAHGRGIVHRDIKPANLFVTRRADGSPAVKVLDFGIAKHQDPGAIDGTALTRSNALLGSPMYMSLEQFRAAREVDARSDVWSLGVVLYKALTGAMPFVADSLGSLIMVLMTEDPEPPARLREDLPGALGDVVLRCLQKAPADRFQSVAELADALAPFAPERSRPLLDRIHAHLAAPQGAGHAPSEKTGDTSPGQTTGSTRLGKSSSSGERASAPPMGKTAATWTQTEPGARPSRSGKWFVLTGVAALLLGIAGARLLGGRGEGKGVTAEPPPPPAVEAPPPAVTVAPSPSVTVAPAPSPEPSDAAPPASATASAHAATPRVAAPLKTGAAGAKPATTEAPSAAPAPSLVPDFGGRK, encoded by the coding sequence ATGAGTCGTGAGAGCGAAATCGATGTTCCGGTGAAGGCGGGCGACGTGATCGCCGGGAAATACCGCGTCGACCGGGTGCTCGGCGTGGGCGGCATGGGGGCCGTCGTCGCCGCCGAGCACACCGACCTCGAGCAGCGGGTCGCGATCAAGTTCATGCTGGAGGCCGCCGCCAAGAACGAGGTGGGCAAGAAGCGCTTTTTGCGCGAGGCCCAGGCGGCGACGAAGCTCAAGAGCGAGCACGTCACGCGGATGCTCGACTTCGGCACGCTCGAGGACGGGGTGCCGTACCTCGTGATGGAGCTGCTCGAGGGCGAGGACCTCGACGCGATGATTCGCGCCGCCGGGAAGCTGCCGATCGAGGAGGCGTGCGAGATCGTCCTGCAGACCTGCGAGGCGCTCGCCGAGGCGCACGGGCGCGGCATCGTGCACCGGGACATCAAGCCGGCGAACCTCTTCGTGACCCGCCGCGCGGACGGGAGCCCCGCGGTGAAGGTGCTCGATTTCGGAATCGCCAAGCACCAGGATCCAGGGGCGATCGACGGCACCGCGCTCACGCGCAGCAACGCGCTGCTCGGCTCGCCGATGTACATGTCGCTCGAGCAGTTCCGCGCGGCGCGTGAGGTCGACGCGCGCAGCGACGTCTGGTCGCTCGGCGTGGTCTTGTACAAGGCGCTCACCGGGGCGATGCCCTTCGTCGCCGATTCGCTCGGATCGCTCATCATGGTGCTGATGACCGAGGATCCGGAGCCGCCCGCGCGCCTCCGCGAGGACCTGCCCGGAGCGCTCGGCGATGTGGTGCTGCGTTGCCTGCAGAAGGCCCCGGCGGATCGATTCCAGAGCGTCGCCGAGCTCGCGGACGCCCTCGCCCCGTTCGCGCCCGAGCGGTCGAGGCCGCTGCTCGATCGAATCCACGCGCACCTCGCCGCCCCGCAGGGCGCGGGCCACGCGCCGTCCGAGAAGACCGGAGATACGTCGCCCGGACAAACCACGGGTTCGACGCGCCTCGGGAAGAGCTCGTCCTCGGGCGAGCGCGCCTCGGCGCCCCCGATGGGGAAGACGGCCGCGACGTGGACGCAGACCGAGCCGGGGGCGCGGCCCTCGCGATCGGGGAAATGGTTCGTCCTGACAGGCGTGGCCGCGCTTCTGCTGGGCATTGCGGGGGCGCGCCTGCTCGGCGGGCGCGGCGAGGGGAAGGGCGTGACGGCGGAGCCGCCGCCGCCGCCGGCGGTCGAGGCGCCTCCGCCCGCCGTGACCGTCGCGCCTTCGCCGAGCGTGACCGTCGCGCCGGCCCCGAGCCCCGAGCCCAGCGACGCCGCGCCGCCCGCGTCGGCGACGGCGTCCGCGCATGCGGCGACGCCCAGGGTCGCGGCGCCATTGAAGACCGGCGCCGCCGGGGCGAAGCCTGCTACGACCGAGGCGCCGAGCGCGGCGCCCGCGCCGAGCCTCGTCCCCGATTTCGGAGGTCGAAAGTGA
- a CDS encoding tetratricopeptide repeat protein, with protein MLLVSALLGGARPGFAQQGDAAAAEHLFQEALALMAKGDYEQACPRLAESHKLDSGIGTLLYLGDCQEKLGKTASAWATFREAASAARRAGQPEREKVGRERADALESVVSRLVIEVPAELPREGLVLRRDKQEVSAVLWNTAVPIDPGTYTIEATAPGKVPFSATVVIERGGGTKTVAVPPLEDVKIVAAPAPLEVAKAPPPPPPPPPSPPRRKWPDPLGIAGIAAAGAGFVTMGVSLGVGLAARARFDESAPYCDATYCDREGVAIRKDALDMARVGTGVFVPGAIFASVGTMLFVISLATRQPSDASGKTSAALTLGPGGLSVRGSF; from the coding sequence TTGCTCCTCGTTTCGGCGCTCCTCGGCGGCGCGCGGCCCGGCTTCGCGCAGCAGGGCGACGCCGCCGCGGCCGAGCACCTCTTCCAGGAGGCGCTCGCCCTCATGGCCAAGGGTGATTACGAGCAGGCTTGCCCGCGGCTCGCCGAGAGCCACAAGCTCGATTCGGGCATCGGCACGTTGCTTTACCTCGGCGACTGTCAGGAAAAACTCGGCAAGACGGCGAGCGCCTGGGCGACCTTCCGCGAGGCGGCCTCGGCCGCGCGCCGAGCGGGCCAACCGGAGCGCGAGAAGGTGGGCCGCGAGCGGGCGGACGCCCTCGAATCCGTGGTCTCGCGCCTCGTCATCGAGGTGCCCGCGGAGCTGCCGCGTGAGGGCCTCGTCCTGCGCCGGGACAAACAGGAGGTGTCGGCCGTCCTCTGGAATACCGCGGTGCCGATCGATCCGGGGACGTACACGATCGAGGCGACCGCGCCGGGGAAGGTGCCTTTTTCGGCGACCGTGGTGATCGAGCGTGGGGGCGGGACGAAGACCGTGGCCGTGCCGCCGCTCGAGGACGTGAAGATCGTGGCGGCGCCGGCTCCCCTCGAGGTCGCGAAGGCGCCGCCGCCGCCGCCGCCGCCGCCGCCCTCGCCGCCCAGGCGCAAATGGCCCGATCCGCTCGGGATCGCCGGTATCGCCGCCGCGGGCGCGGGCTTCGTCACGATGGGCGTCTCGCTGGGCGTGGGGCTCGCGGCGCGCGCGCGGTTCGACGAATCCGCGCCGTATTGCGACGCGACGTATTGTGATCGGGAGGGCGTCGCGATTCGCAAGGACGCGCTCGACATGGCGCGCGTCGGGACGGGGGTCTTCGTCCCCGGGGCGATCTTCGCCTCGGTGGGCACCATGCTCTTCGTCATCTCCCTCGCGACGCGGCAGCCCTCGGATGCCTCGGGCAAAACGAGCGCCGCGCTCACGCTCGGGCCCGGGGGGCTCTCCGTGCGAGGGAGCTTCTGA
- a CDS encoding Uma2 family endonuclease, which yields MSDPARTLKRPKTWEDLEDLPEGVVGEIVGGEVVLLPRPNPPHGRAQARLTMKIGAPFDLGDGGPGGWAIRVEPRVQFGEDIRVPDLAGWRIERFEEPKEGPFVVVPDWVCEVLSPGTARSDKREKLWLYGHHGVRHYWIIDTELQLLEVYRLEGKVWVVAARFGGDERVRAEPFDAIELDLSLLWMPPPAAPPAP from the coding sequence ATGTCGGATCCGGCTCGTACGTTGAAGCGTCCGAAGACCTGGGAAGACCTGGAAGATTTGCCCGAGGGGGTCGTCGGGGAGATCGTGGGCGGGGAGGTCGTCCTTCTGCCTCGGCCAAACCCGCCGCACGGGCGAGCGCAGGCGAGGTTGACGATGAAGATTGGCGCCCCCTTCGATCTGGGCGACGGGGGGCCGGGGGGCTGGGCGATCCGCGTCGAGCCCCGCGTCCAGTTCGGCGAGGACATCCGCGTGCCCGATCTGGCCGGCTGGCGAATCGAGCGCTTCGAGGAGCCGAAGGAAGGCCCGTTCGTCGTCGTCCCGGACTGGGTTTGTGAGGTCCTCTCGCCGGGCACGGCTCGCTCGGACAAACGGGAGAAGCTCTGGCTCTACGGTCATCACGGCGTCCGCCATTACTGGATCATCGATACGGAGCTCCAGCTCCTCGAGGTCTACCGGCTCGAGGGCAAGGTCTGGGTCGTCGCCGCGAGGTTTGGCGGGGATGAACGCGTCCGCGCCGAACCGTTCGACGCGATCGAGCTCGATCTCTCCCTGCTCTGGATGCCCCCTCCCGCCGCGCCTCCCGCCCCCTGA
- a CDS encoding prolyl hydroxylase family protein: MNTIEKRLLSSDRELFTLSNVLRPAECAELIQRAEAHGFSDAPITVGANKFMMAPDIRNNRRVMQDDPALAAKLWPRISAYVPSQLGVYRPVGLNERFRYYRYTPGQQFDWHRDGAFLRSQEEQSLLTLIFYLNDDCVGGTTDFMFVTDDELRVTPQRGMALVFSHPLYHRGAPVIEGTKYVLRTDVMYRRG, encoded by the coding sequence ATGAACACGATCGAGAAACGCCTGCTCTCCTCCGATCGGGAGCTCTTCACGCTCTCGAACGTCCTCCGCCCCGCCGAGTGCGCGGAGCTCATCCAGCGCGCCGAGGCCCACGGCTTCTCGGACGCGCCGATCACGGTGGGCGCGAACAAGTTCATGATGGCGCCGGACATCCGGAACAACCGGCGCGTGATGCAGGACGACCCGGCGCTCGCGGCGAAGCTCTGGCCGCGAATATCGGCCTACGTGCCCTCGCAGCTCGGCGTGTATCGCCCCGTGGGGTTGAACGAGCGATTCCGGTATTACCGCTACACGCCGGGGCAGCAGTTCGACTGGCACAGGGACGGCGCGTTCCTCCGCTCGCAGGAGGAGCAGAGCCTCTTGACGTTGATCTTTTACCTGAACGACGACTGCGTCGGCGGGACGACGGATTTCATGTTCGTGACGGACGACGAGCTCCGCGTGACGCCGCAGCGAGGAATGGCGCTCGTGTTTTCGCACCCGCTGTACCACCGGGGAGCGCCGGTGATCGAGGGGACGAAATACGTGCTCCGAACGGACGTGATGTATCGGCGGGGGTGA